A region from the Streptomyces sp. NBC_01445 genome encodes:
- a CDS encoding MFS transporter: MPARRITGRFTAGTLIAGCLAVCLAQIGIALPATLNGLFQEHLHPVGSQLTWISDAFLLPVTVLELTFGVLGDLFGRKRLLVGGAVLLGIGESVAAASEGVHQLWAGQALAGLGAAALFPTSLAMIAAGSTTAASRTRAIALWASSLSAGGFLAPLLGGITGNYGSWRWAFVVVTGIAAVSALTSLLLAHDSHAPEGRSLDIGGQITIGVGAFALLYGVIQGPMDGWGSVPVVTAFLVAVVFLGLFVVAERRTRSPLLRLDLFADRSFAVASVVTVVGMFAFLGTAYAASIRLGPIQHQSPLRTAFAFLLLNGITPFLTPLTTRLLTRVAPRLLLAGGLALMAAGDFAAAALRVTDRALPSLILPLGLVGVGFAFTVSSVTATAVNAAPAHLAGMASASTNLLRDFGFTLGPAVIGAVALSRAASRLDGAIGTSDLAPGAKAAAGEVLAEGGPLALNSVPAGSPPGAAGPYALAALGHGYSIGFVVCGGAAALSALLVLVALRRRKGTDTTARDADGSAATALPDVGAVSP, encoded by the coding sequence ATGCCCGCACGAAGAATCACCGGCCGCTTCACCGCCGGAACCCTGATCGCCGGATGTCTCGCGGTCTGCCTCGCCCAGATCGGCATCGCCCTTCCCGCCACCCTCAACGGCCTGTTCCAGGAACATCTGCACCCGGTCGGCTCCCAGCTGACCTGGATATCCGACGCGTTCTTGCTCCCCGTCACCGTCCTGGAACTGACCTTCGGCGTCCTCGGCGACCTCTTCGGGCGCAAGAGGCTGCTCGTCGGCGGCGCCGTGCTGCTCGGCATCGGCGAGTCGGTGGCCGCCGCCAGTGAGGGGGTGCATCAGCTCTGGGCGGGGCAGGCGCTGGCCGGGCTCGGCGCGGCGGCGCTGTTCCCCACCTCGCTGGCGATGATCGCCGCGGGCAGCACCACCGCGGCGAGCCGGACCCGCGCCATCGCCCTGTGGGCGTCCAGCCTGTCCGCGGGCGGCTTCCTCGCCCCGCTGCTCGGGGGCATCACCGGGAACTACGGCTCCTGGCGGTGGGCCTTCGTCGTGGTGACGGGCATAGCGGCGGTGAGCGCCCTCACCAGCCTGCTGCTCGCCCACGACTCTCATGCGCCCGAGGGCCGTTCGCTGGACATCGGCGGCCAGATCACCATCGGCGTGGGGGCGTTCGCCCTGCTCTACGGGGTCATCCAGGGACCGATGGACGGCTGGGGTTCCGTGCCCGTGGTGACCGCCTTCCTGGTCGCCGTCGTCTTCCTCGGCCTGTTCGTCGTCGCGGAACGGCGGACGCGCTCACCGCTGCTGCGCCTCGACCTGTTCGCCGACCGGTCGTTCGCGGTGGCCTCCGTCGTCACCGTGGTGGGCATGTTCGCCTTCCTGGGCACCGCGTACGCCGCCAGCATCCGGCTCGGCCCGATCCAGCACCAGAGCCCGCTGCGCACCGCGTTCGCCTTTCTGCTGCTCAACGGCATCACCCCGTTCCTCACCCCGCTCACCACACGACTGCTCACCCGTGTGGCGCCGCGCCTGCTGCTCGCCGGGGGCCTGGCGCTGATGGCCGCGGGCGACTTCGCGGCCGCCGCGCTGCGGGTGACCGACCGGGCCCTGCCGTCGCTGATCCTGCCGCTCGGCCTGGTCGGGGTGGGCTTCGCCTTCACCGTCTCCTCCGTCACGGCGACCGCCGTCAACGCGGCCCCCGCCCACCTCGCGGGCATGGCCAGCGCCTCGACGAACCTGCTGCGCGACTTCGGCTTCACACTTGGTCCCGCGGTCATCGGCGCGGTGGCACTCAGCCGGGCGGCGTCCCGCCTCGACGGCGCGATCGGTACGTCGGACCTGGCGCCGGGCGCGAAGGCGGCGGCCGGGGAGGTCCTCGCCGAGGGCGGGCCGCTCGCCCTGAACTCGGTACCGGCCGGCTCCCCTCCTGGGGCGGCGGGACCCTACGCCCTCGCGGCGCTGGGCCACGGCTACTCAATCGGGTTCGTGGTCTGCGGCGGAGCCGCGGCGCTGTCGGCGCTCCTCGTGCTCGTCGCGCTGCGGCGCCGGAAGGGCACGGACACAACCGCGCGGGACGCCGACGGTTCGGCCGCCACCGCCCTGCCGGACGTCGGCGCGGTCTCTCCCTGA
- a CDS encoding epoxide hydrolase family protein, which yields MTRHAPVIAVPEAELNELRSRLLNTRWPTPWPATGWETGTDSGELRRLVTYWASDYDWRTHEATINALPSHLADIDGTPVHYLRFDGEHPGSLPIVLTNGWPSSFIEMTTLARRLATPSRYGGDAADAFTVIVPSLPGFAFSPQRPSLAKQPQTHEIWHRLMHDELGFARYAAHGGDLGAGITSRLGEAHPEALVGIHLMAIASPVAYDAAGVTPEEQEYLDSVAGWSAEEGGYLHEQSTRPLTLSYGLADSPTGLLAWIVEKYRAWSDCGGDLSSRFSDDFLLTQASLYWFTHTISTSFRPYYEYAQRLTRRVERVNVPTALALFPADLTQPPRSWAERTYNITRYTRMPRGGHFAAHEEPELLAHDLTEFFRAHR from the coding sequence ATGACCCGCCACGCGCCCGTGATCGCCGTCCCCGAGGCCGAGCTGAACGAGCTGCGCTCACGGCTGCTCAACACACGCTGGCCGACCCCCTGGCCCGCCACCGGCTGGGAGACCGGCACCGACTCCGGCGAACTACGACGCCTCGTCACATACTGGGCCTCCGACTACGACTGGCGTACCCACGAAGCCACCATCAACGCCCTGCCGTCTCACCTCGCAGACATCGACGGAACCCCCGTCCACTACCTGCGCTTCGACGGCGAACACCCCGGCTCCCTGCCGATCGTCCTGACCAACGGGTGGCCCAGTTCCTTCATCGAAATGACCACCCTCGCCCGCCGGCTGGCCACGCCTTCGCGGTACGGGGGTGACGCCGCCGACGCGTTCACTGTCATCGTCCCCTCGCTGCCCGGATTCGCCTTCTCACCTCAGCGGCCCTCGCTCGCGAAGCAGCCGCAGACACATGAGATCTGGCACCGGCTCATGCACGACGAACTCGGCTTCGCCCGCTACGCCGCGCACGGGGGCGACCTGGGTGCCGGCATCACCTCCCGGCTCGGCGAGGCTCACCCCGAGGCCTTGGTGGGCATCCATCTGATGGCGATCGCCAGTCCGGTCGCCTACGACGCGGCCGGTGTCACCCCAGAGGAGCAGGAGTACCTCGATTCCGTCGCGGGGTGGTCCGCGGAAGAGGGCGGGTACCTGCACGAACAGAGCACCCGCCCTCTCACGCTGAGCTATGGTCTGGCCGACTCGCCGACCGGGCTGCTTGCCTGGATCGTCGAGAAGTACCGTGCGTGGAGCGATTGCGGTGGTGACCTGTCGTCCCGGTTCAGCGACGACTTCCTCCTCACGCAGGCGTCGCTCTACTGGTTCACCCACACCATCTCGACCTCCTTCCGGCCCTACTACGAATACGCCCAGCGGCTGACGAGGCGGGTGGAGCGGGTAAACGTGCCCACGGCCCTCGCCCTGTTCCCAGCCGACCTCACCCAGCCGCCCCGCAGCTGGGCCGAGCGCACGTACAACATCACGAGGTACACCCGCATGCCCCGTGGCGGACACTTCGCCGCCCACGAAGAACCCGAGCTCCTCGCGCACGACCTCACCGAGTTCTTCCGCGCACACCGGTGA
- a CDS encoding MFS transporter translates to MTAGARATYAVFAGLGLAGSTWSSRLPQIRTQLHLDPASLGLLLLTIAVGGVIVLPLSGPVVTRIGPRQAITAVALLVSASLGVIALGYPFSTSLLVAGLFLLGAATGFWDVAMTVHAASVERQLGRPVMPRFFAAFSLGTVAGAAVGVLMTALRVPVSIHVAVVAAVIAGTIPAVTRHFLPEHAAHPTAVPPPVKMSRSGLGAWREPRTVAVGLVALAFAVAEGAGSNWVSVSVIDRHHVTATIGTLAYASFLTALTAGRWLGPAVLHRFGRVTVLRTAAAVTATGVALFALGPSTGLAFAGSLLWGMGAALGFPISMSAGADEPARTAGRVSVITSIGYCGFVGGPPLIGFLANQTTVGHALLVIAILMALSAVIAGTTRRSPEKRTQSGSGAQARTAVM, encoded by the coding sequence GTGACGGCCGGTGCGAGGGCAACCTACGCGGTCTTCGCCGGTCTGGGGCTCGCCGGATCGACGTGGTCCTCCCGGCTCCCCCAGATCCGCACGCAGCTGCACCTCGACCCGGCATCACTGGGACTCCTGCTGCTCACCATCGCCGTCGGCGGCGTGATCGTGCTGCCCCTGTCGGGACCTGTCGTCACACGCATCGGCCCCCGCCAGGCCATCACCGCCGTGGCACTGCTCGTCAGCGCGAGCCTCGGCGTCATCGCGCTCGGATACCCCTTCTCAACATCCCTGCTGGTGGCCGGACTGTTCCTGCTCGGCGCGGCTACGGGCTTCTGGGATGTCGCGATGACCGTGCACGCCGCGTCCGTCGAACGGCAGCTCGGCCGTCCCGTCATGCCACGCTTCTTTGCCGCGTTCAGCCTCGGTACGGTCGCCGGTGCCGCGGTCGGTGTGCTGATGACCGCGCTGCGGGTCCCGGTAAGCATCCATGTGGCCGTGGTCGCAGCGGTCATCGCCGGGACGATACCCGCGGTGACACGGCACTTCCTTCCTGAGCACGCCGCGCACCCCACCGCAGTGCCACCGCCGGTGAAAATGTCCCGCTCGGGTCTGGGCGCGTGGCGAGAACCGCGCACCGTGGCGGTCGGGCTCGTCGCACTGGCCTTCGCGGTCGCGGAAGGGGCGGGCAGTAACTGGGTCAGCGTCTCGGTCATCGACCGTCACCACGTCACCGCCACGATCGGCACGCTGGCGTACGCCTCGTTCCTCACCGCGCTCACCGCCGGCCGCTGGCTCGGGCCAGCGGTCCTCCACCGGTTCGGACGGGTCACTGTCCTTCGGACAGCCGCCGCCGTCACCGCCACCGGCGTCGCCCTTTTCGCGCTTGGGCCGTCCACTGGACTGGCGTTCGCGGGAAGTCTGCTCTGGGGGATGGGTGCGGCGCTCGGCTTTCCGATCAGCATGAGTGCCGGGGCCGACGAGCCCGCTCGTACCGCCGGCCGCGTCAGCGTCATCACCTCTATCGGATACTGCGGCTTCGTCGGCGGACCGCCCCTCATCGGATTCCTCGCAAACCAGACCACCGTCGGGCACGCCCTGCTCGTCATCGCAATCCTCATGGCCCTGTCCGCTGTGATAGCAGGTACCACCCGCCGGTCCCCCGAAAAGCGCACGCAGAGCGGCTCCGGCGCCCAGGCACGCACCGCTGTCATGTGA
- a CDS encoding TetR/AcrR family transcriptional regulator, producing MPRRGGCEHPLICTSVLKACTFVRMVHIEPPSAEPPEGETAKEAVGGERRASGGSGGGRRTRRNDPGRKTHILDATLDVIADHGVAGTTHRHIAARAGVPLGSITYHFASLTDLQTQAFARHVELQSAVFENLFQSVETHEQFVEVLVDLVHGGPARHRSAVLGFELHLAALRNPGLRALTQEWTADSRTVLARFTGPDSAARLDALLEGMIMHALLTTAPESRERTRDAIDQTLGPAGRPGS from the coding sequence ATGCCGCGGCGTGGCGGCTGTGAGCATCCATTGATTTGTACATCTGTTCTTAAGGCTTGTACGTTTGTACGCATGGTGCACATCGAACCGCCGTCGGCGGAGCCTCCCGAAGGTGAAACGGCCAAGGAAGCGGTCGGCGGTGAGCGCCGGGCCTCCGGTGGATCAGGTGGTGGGCGGCGGACCCGTCGCAACGACCCCGGCCGGAAGACGCACATCCTGGACGCCACTCTCGACGTCATTGCGGATCATGGGGTGGCCGGGACGACGCATCGGCACATCGCTGCCCGGGCCGGCGTGCCGCTCGGGTCGATCACCTATCACTTCGCCAGCTTGACCGATCTCCAGACGCAGGCGTTCGCCCGGCATGTCGAGCTGCAGTCCGCGGTGTTCGAGAATTTGTTCCAGAGCGTCGAGACGCACGAGCAATTCGTGGAGGTCCTGGTCGATCTCGTCCACGGAGGTCCTGCTAGGCACCGCAGTGCGGTCCTCGGCTTCGAGCTGCACCTGGCGGCGCTCCGCAACCCCGGACTGCGAGCCCTGACGCAGGAATGGACGGCGGACAGCCGCACTGTTCTGGCCCGTTTCACCGGCCCGGACAGCGCCGCCCGCCTGGACGCCCTGCTTGAGGGAATGATCATGCATGCTCTGCTCACAACCGCGCCGGAGTCGCGCGAGAGGACGCGGGACGCGATCGACCAGACTCTCGGCCCAGCCGGCCGGCCGGGATCGTGA
- a CDS encoding IS5 family transposase (programmed frameshift) yields MGQGTWSWIVPDGLWEIARPLIPADRVRPQGGGKQNTPDETLFAAIIYVLVSGCAWRALPPCFGVSKSTVHRRFMIWSRAGVWGRLHEAVVHRLDDAGLVDVSRVVLDSAHVRGKKGGEHAGPSPVDRGKPGSKMHILSDANGLPLIVGLSAANVHDSLALKPMVAGHQTRHDPYRGRYFKPQRLHADKAYDIPHLRRWLWGKHIGVRIARKGVESSERLGRRRWVIERTMSWLTGYRRLSPRYERQPANYLAFLGLAAALCCYKRLLKLTM; encoded by the exons ATGGGTCAGGGGACGTGGAGTTGGATTGTTCCAGACGGGCTGTGGGAGATCGCCAGGCCGTTGATTCCGGCGGATCGGGTGCGGCCGCAGGGTGGCGGAAAGCAGAACACGCCTGATGAGACGCTGTTCGCCGCGATCATCTACGTACTGGTCAGCGGTTGCGCCTGGCGGGCGTTGCCGCCGTGTTTTGGGGTGTCGAAGTCGACGGTGCACCGGCGGTTCATGATCTGGTCGAGAGCCGGTGTGTGGGGTCGGCTGCACGAGGCGGTTGTGCACCGGCTGGACGATGCCGGCCTCGTCGATGTCTCCCGTGTCGTGCTGGACTCCGCGCACGTGCGGG GCAAAAAAGGGGGCGAACACGCAGGTCCGAGCCCCGTGGACCGGGGCAAGCCGGGTTCCAAGATGCACATCCTGTCGGACGCGAACGGGCTGCCCCTCATCGTTGGTCTCTCCGCCGCCAACGTCCACGACAGCCTCGCGCTGAAACCCATGGTCGCAGGTCACCAAACGAGACATGACCCCTACCGCGGACGCTACTTCAAGCCACAACGCCTTCACGCCGACAAGGCCTACGACATCCCTCACCTGCGGCGATGGCTCTGGGGCAAGCACATCGGGGTCCGCATCGCCCGCAAGGGTGTCGAGTCCAGCGAACGATTAGGGCGCCGCAGGTGGGTGATCGAGCGGACGATGTCGTGGCTCACGGGCTACCGCAGACTCAGCCCTCGTTACGAGCGCCAACCCGCCAACTATCTGGCCTTTCTCGGCCTCGCCGCAGCCCTCTGCTGCTACAAACGGCTCCTCAAACTCACCATGTAG
- a CDS encoding IS701 family transposase: MDVIPEVDCWKAELESVLARVAGRFGRADLRWRMRDYVRGLMAPVGRKNGWQLAEWAGHRDPAGLQHLLNGARWDADAVRDDVRDYVAERLGPGGVLIIDDTGFVKKGTTSAGVGRQYTGTSGKIDNCQIGVFAAYATSSGRALVDRELYLPKAWTSDRERCRAAKIPDERGFATKGELAREIVRRCLAAGLPAAWVTADEAYGQDWNFRRLLEQLGLGYVVAVPKSQQIKSLAGCWRIDQLIDEAPADAWQRLSCGDGAKGPRVYDWAAAKLPANIIFDSDPPTHNRWVLARHSLSDPTEIAYYLAHAPVGIEIDELARIAGSRWAVEECFQAAKNECGLDEYEVRRYPGWYRHITLAMLAHAFLTALAAQEAHRETAETNRPASSPSPWRKSDGSWTLCCPTPDPNSTSVSMP; the protein is encoded by the coding sequence ATGGACGTGATACCTGAAGTCGATTGTTGGAAGGCCGAGTTGGAGTCGGTTTTGGCTCGGGTGGCGGGCCGGTTCGGGCGGGCGGATCTGCGGTGGCGGATGCGTGACTACGTGCGGGGACTCATGGCGCCGGTCGGGCGGAAGAACGGCTGGCAGCTGGCCGAGTGGGCCGGCCACCGTGATCCGGCGGGCCTGCAGCACCTGCTGAACGGTGCCCGCTGGGACGCCGATGCCGTTCGCGACGACGTGCGGGACTATGTCGCCGAGCGGCTCGGCCCGGGCGGGGTGCTGATCATCGATGACACCGGGTTCGTCAAGAAGGGCACCACCTCGGCCGGGGTGGGCCGGCAGTACACCGGAACCTCGGGCAAGATCGACAACTGTCAGATCGGCGTGTTCGCCGCCTACGCCACCAGCTCGGGCCGGGCCCTGGTGGACCGGGAGCTCTACCTACCGAAAGCCTGGACCTCCGACCGCGAGCGGTGCCGGGCAGCGAAAATCCCTGATGAACGCGGCTTTGCCACCAAGGGCGAGCTGGCCCGGGAGATCGTGCGCCGCTGCCTGGCCGCGGGCCTCCCGGCCGCCTGGGTGACCGCGGACGAGGCTTATGGGCAGGACTGGAACTTCCGCCGCCTGCTCGAGCAGCTCGGCCTCGGTTACGTGGTTGCGGTGCCCAAGTCCCAGCAGATCAAGTCCCTAGCCGGCTGCTGGCGCATCGACCAGCTCATCGACGAAGCCCCCGCCGATGCCTGGCAGCGGCTGTCCTGCGGTGACGGGGCGAAGGGCCCGCGCGTCTATGACTGGGCCGCGGCGAAACTGCCCGCCAACATCATTTTCGACTCAGATCCGCCGACCCATAATCGCTGGGTGCTGGCCCGCCACAGCCTGTCCGACCCCACCGAGATTGCCTACTACCTTGCCCACGCACCCGTCGGCATCGAGATCGACGAACTCGCCCGGATCGCCGGCAGTCGGTGGGCAGTCGAGGAATGCTTCCAGGCCGCGAAGAACGAGTGCGGCCTGGACGAGTACGAGGTCCGCCGCTATCCGGGCTGGTATCGGCACATCACCCTGGCCATGCTCGCGCATGCCTTCCTGACCGCCCTGGCTGCCCAAGAGGCCCACCGGGAAACCGCAGAAACGAACCGACCAGCCTCGTCTCCCTCACCGTGGCGGAAATCCGACGGCTCCTGGACACTCTGCTGCCCCACCCCAGACCCGAACTCAACCAGCGTCAGCATGCCCTGA
- a CDS encoding homoserine dehydrogenase: MGRYDLALIGFGGVNRALAELISQRGDSLAEELGFALRVVAITDLRAGSLVDADGIDLAPLLAAEPGELKFAGLPGGSADPRNEWVIREVPADIVAEATFTNPTDGEPALSHVRWALKAGKHVCTTNKGPVALAASELKLLAADHGVGFEFEGSVLSGTPILRTAQRMFGGLEITGVQGIMNGTSNYILGRLEEGIDLSAAIVEAQELGYAEADPTADIEGHDVQLKVMILANEILGADLCREDVFCEGISKITPEDARDAVSKGLRWKLVGSATRRADGTVDARVAPLALPGHHPLAGISGPVNAVAFHTDLLGTVTVSGPGAGRIETAYALLSDIIAIHQRHHADDDTAPLPRVLQETHRG; this comes from the coding sequence ATGGGCCGATACGACCTCGCCCTCATCGGATTCGGGGGCGTCAACCGCGCGCTGGCCGAGCTCATATCTCAGCGTGGGGACAGCCTCGCCGAGGAGCTGGGCTTCGCCCTGCGCGTCGTGGCGATCACCGACCTGCGGGCCGGTTCCCTGGTCGACGCCGACGGCATCGACCTGGCTCCGCTGCTGGCGGCCGAACCTGGTGAGCTGAAGTTCGCCGGTCTACCCGGCGGCAGTGCCGACCCGCGCAACGAGTGGGTGATCCGCGAGGTCCCGGCCGACATCGTCGCCGAGGCGACGTTCACCAACCCCACCGATGGCGAACCCGCCCTCTCCCATGTGCGCTGGGCTCTAAAGGCCGGCAAGCACGTGTGCACCACCAACAAGGGGCCGGTCGCGCTCGCCGCCAGTGAGCTCAAGCTGCTGGCCGCCGATCACGGTGTCGGTTTCGAGTTCGAGGGCTCGGTGCTCAGCGGGACTCCGATCCTGCGCACCGCCCAGCGGATGTTCGGCGGCCTGGAGATCACTGGTGTCCAGGGCATCATGAACGGCACGTCGAACTACATCCTCGGACGGCTCGAGGAAGGCATCGACCTGTCGGCGGCCATCGTGGAGGCCCAGGAGCTGGGATACGCCGAGGCCGATCCCACCGCCGACATCGAGGGCCACGACGTTCAGCTCAAGGTGATGATCCTTGCTAACGAGATCCTCGGCGCCGATCTGTGCCGCGAGGACGTGTTCTGCGAGGGCATTTCCAAGATCACCCCGGAGGACGCGCGGGACGCCGTGTCGAAGGGGCTGCGCTGGAAGCTGGTCGGTTCGGCCACCCGCCGGGCGGACGGCACCGTCGACGCCCGCGTGGCTCCTCTCGCGCTGCCGGGCCACCACCCGCTCGCGGGAATCTCCGGACCAGTCAACGCGGTCGCCTTCCACACCGACCTCCTCGGCACCGTCACCGTGTCGGGACCCGGCGCCGGCCGCATCGAGACGGCCTACGCCCTGCTGTCGGACATCATCGCCATCCACCAGCGCCACCACGCGGACGACGACACCGCCCCCCTGCCCCGTGTTCTTCAGGAGACCCACCGTGGCTGA
- a CDS encoding aldehyde dehydrogenase family protein, whose amino-acid sequence MEPVHNPYTGEVITAVPTDDATAVGAILQQARAGRRIAGALSRATRASILERTARLVERRAESFAELIVNEAGKTITQARKEVARAVNTLALSAAEVRRNAGEVIPFDSYEGSEKRQGWFTREPLGIIAAITPFNDPLNLVAHKLGPAVAGGNAVILKPSALTPLSAMRLVNTLVEAGMPEEIVTVVNGSADVGAAIVSAPDVRMVSFTGGFATGEAISRSAGLKKLAMDLGGNAPVIVMDDADLDEAVASCVSGAFWAAGQNCIGTQRILIAAEVYESFRDAFVAGTKALRVGDPFDERTDVGPMITEEAGRATRMKVDAAVAQGAVLLCGNALNGSLYTPTVLEDVPATCTIWQEEAFAPVVVLQPFASFEDAIEQANAIDYSLHAGIFTSRLDRALSAARLLEAGGVMINDSSDYRFDAMPFGGFKYGSMGREGVRFAFEEMTQPKVVCVNHLDDVR is encoded by the coding sequence ATGGAGCCCGTGCACAACCCCTACACCGGCGAGGTCATCACCGCCGTGCCCACCGACGACGCAACCGCAGTCGGCGCCATCCTGCAGCAGGCCAGGGCCGGCCGCCGCATCGCAGGCGCCCTGTCCCGCGCCACCCGGGCCTCCATCCTGGAGCGCACCGCCCGGCTGGTCGAGCGGCGGGCCGAGTCCTTCGCCGAACTGATCGTCAACGAGGCGGGCAAGACCATCACCCAGGCCCGCAAGGAGGTCGCCCGCGCCGTCAACACTCTCGCGCTGTCCGCGGCCGAGGTCCGGCGCAACGCTGGCGAGGTCATCCCCTTCGACTCCTACGAGGGCTCCGAGAAGCGGCAGGGCTGGTTCACCCGCGAACCCCTCGGCATCATCGCCGCCATCACCCCGTTCAACGACCCTCTCAACCTGGTCGCCCACAAGCTGGGCCCGGCCGTCGCCGGCGGCAACGCAGTCATCCTCAAACCGTCTGCTCTCACCCCGCTGTCCGCGATGCGCCTGGTCAACACCCTCGTCGAGGCCGGGATGCCAGAGGAGATCGTCACGGTCGTCAACGGCAGTGCCGATGTCGGGGCCGCAATCGTCAGCGCCCCCGATGTGCGCATGGTGTCGTTCACCGGAGGGTTCGCCACCGGCGAGGCCATCTCCCGCTCGGCCGGCCTGAAGAAGTTGGCCATGGATCTCGGCGGCAACGCCCCGGTCATCGTCATGGACGACGCGGACCTGGACGAGGCGGTGGCGTCGTGCGTCTCCGGTGCGTTCTGGGCCGCGGGCCAGAACTGCATCGGCACCCAGCGGATCCTGATCGCGGCCGAGGTGTACGAGTCCTTCCGCGATGCCTTCGTCGCCGGCACGAAGGCGCTGCGCGTGGGGGACCCGTTCGACGAGCGCACCGACGTCGGCCCCATGATCACCGAGGAGGCCGGGCGTGCCACCCGGATGAAGGTCGATGCCGCGGTGGCCCAGGGAGCCGTGCTGCTGTGCGGCAACGCGCTGAACGGCTCCCTGTATACGCCGACGGTCCTGGAAGACGTCCCGGCCACCTGCACCATCTGGCAGGAGGAGGCATTCGCTCCGGTCGTCGTACTCCAGCCGTTCGCTTCCTTCGAGGACGCCATCGAGCAGGCCAACGCCATCGACTACAGCCTCCACGCGGGCATCTTCACCTCGCGTCTGGACCGGGCGCTGTCCGCGGCCCGGCTGCTGGAAGCCGGCGGAGTGATGATCAATGACTCGTCCGACTACCGGTTTGACGCGATGCCGTTCGGCGGGTTCAAGTACGGGAGCATGGGCCGCGAGGGCGTGCGCTTCGCCTTCGAGGAGATGACCCAGCCTAAGGTCGTCTGCGTCAACCACCTGGACGATGTACGGTGA
- a CDS encoding aspartate ammonia-lyase: MECDSLGTLPVPADAYWGVHTARALENFQASGIPLAAHPSLVQALAMVKRAAARANGEIGALEPDTAGAIEAACQAIEAGRHHQEFPVDVIQGGAGTSTNMNANEVIANLALEHLGFERGRYDVVSPLDHVNRCQSTNDVYPTALRLAVSTALGGLLAELASLADTFAAKGDEFAHVVKVGRTQLQDAVPMTLGQEFAAFGVTLGEDVARIREALPLLHEISLGATAIGTGITTEPGYAEAAVRHLAALTGLDLKPAFDLVEATSDTGAFLLVSGVLKRSAIKLSKICNDLRLLSSGPQSGLAEIVLPPRQAGSSIMPGKVNPVIPEMFNQICYAVAGADVSITMAAENGQLQLNAFEPLMGHLLLTSIQWLTRGCSALRSHCVAGITANEEHLARQVARSVGSVTALTPYIGYTAAARIAKQALETGADVADLVAQAGLLDRDQATKLLRPEPRNPSFVAGG; encoded by the coding sequence ATGGAGTGCGACTCCCTGGGGACCCTCCCGGTCCCGGCTGACGCTTACTGGGGGGTGCACACCGCCCGGGCACTGGAGAACTTCCAGGCCAGCGGCATCCCGCTGGCTGCCCACCCGTCCCTGGTCCAGGCGTTGGCCATGGTCAAACGTGCTGCCGCCCGGGCCAACGGGGAGATTGGCGCGCTGGAGCCGGACACCGCCGGGGCCATCGAGGCCGCCTGTCAGGCCATCGAGGCCGGCCGCCACCATCAGGAGTTTCCGGTCGATGTCATCCAGGGCGGCGCCGGCACCAGCACCAACATGAATGCGAACGAGGTCATCGCCAACCTCGCTCTGGAGCATCTGGGTTTCGAGCGGGGCCGCTACGACGTGGTCTCCCCGCTCGACCATGTCAACCGCTGCCAGTCCACCAACGACGTCTACCCCACCGCGCTGCGGCTTGCCGTCAGTACCGCCTTGGGCGGGCTGCTGGCCGAACTGGCCTCGCTCGCGGACACGTTCGCGGCCAAGGGAGACGAGTTCGCTCATGTGGTGAAGGTGGGCCGCACCCAGCTGCAGGACGCCGTCCCGATGACCCTCGGTCAGGAGTTCGCCGCCTTCGGCGTGACCCTGGGCGAGGATGTGGCCCGTATCCGCGAGGCTCTGCCGCTGCTGCACGAGATCAGCCTCGGCGCCACTGCCATCGGAACCGGCATCACCACGGAACCCGGGTATGCCGAGGCAGCCGTACGGCACCTGGCCGCTCTCACCGGGCTGGACCTGAAACCGGCCTTCGACCTGGTCGAGGCGACCTCCGACACCGGCGCCTTCCTGCTCGTGTCCGGTGTCCTGAAGCGGTCGGCGATCAAGTTGTCGAAGATCTGCAACGACCTGCGCTTGCTGTCCAGCGGCCCGCAGAGCGGTCTTGCCGAGATCGTGCTGCCGCCCCGCCAGGCGGGCTCGTCGATCATGCCGGGCAAGGTCAACCCTGTGATCCCAGAGATGTTCAACCAGATCTGCTACGCGGTGGCCGGCGCCGATGTTTCCATCACGATGGCGGCGGAGAACGGGCAACTCCAGCTCAACGCCTTCGAGCCGCTGATGGGGCACCTACTGCTGACCTCGATCCAGTGGCTCACGCGGGGCTGCTCGGCCCTGCGCTCGCACTGCGTGGCCGGGATCACCGCCAACGAGGAGCACCTAGCCCGGCAGGTCGCCCGGTCCGTGGGCTCGGTTACAGCCCTGACCCCGTACATCGGCTACACCGCGGCTGCCCGGATCGCGAAGCAGGCTCTGGAGACCGGGGCAGACGTGGCGGACCTCGTGGCCCAAGCTGGGCTGCTCGACCGGGACCAGGCGACCAAGCTGCTCAGACCCGAGCCGCGGAACCCTTCCTTCGTCGCAGGCGGTTGA